The genomic stretch GCAGCAAGATTATTGATGTTGCATGTTGCAAGGTCTGTTGTGGCATTGATGATGGTCCAATGCAGGATGGTTTTATGGGGAACTTCCATACAGATTGAGCAGGTAACAACTTTCTAGTCTTTCTTTTCATCCTTCTTTAGAAAAGCACTTAACATTTTTCATATTTCCTCTTGCACCAGATGAAAGATATTGGGTTTCCCTGTGACCTCGAGTCCGGGACTTGCACCGCATCTTACCAACTTAGCCGTTTTAAAATTGAACCTGGAACTTCTCTAGAGCAACGAATTTGATGGTCCTCACTACACTCTCGATTTAGAATTCTTGCAGCATTTGGTATCTTGTGAAGTATATCATGATCTGCTGCCCTCATTCTATACCAACAGGAGCCATTCACATTAAATGTTGATACAGTTTTGCGGTCTTCTGCTACCAAAAGTCCAAGCAAGAACAAGAATCATGCTTAAAGTGATGAAAGCGATGGCGGTCCCTCACGACAATCTCATGATCAAAGGCTTTGGAGATTAGCTTTACTATGGTATGACAATAATTACGTATACGCAAATTCCTTATTATTCTGAATCTTCCTCTGCTGATTCTTTGGTAACCGGAACTTCAATTTCTTCCTCTCCGAAGAGAGTTTCCGAATCAACAGTTACAATCCCATGAAGATTCAAACAAATTTTCACTTTAATATTTTCTTTTCCACCATTTTCAGGTTTTTTACTTGGAATGTGAGTTTGAGAATTTGTCATGGCAAGCTGTAGCATGAGGCAGGTATCTGTCATGCTGGTGTTATTTATTCTTGTCATGTGGTTCGATATCCCGTGGTAATCTTGCAGGTATACTCACAGTTCTTGCTCTGGTTTTGCAGGGTGCGCACATGGCTGGAGAATGGTGAGCCAAAATTTTCCTTTGCTGACTGCATGATGTATGGTTTGTTGTTGATTTCTGAATGCTATGGAAGTTTGAGTAGGTTTGATGGTGATTATGGTTCATTGGTGGCTTACTGCAATATCATTTTGCAGGTTGTTGATGCCAATAAGCTCAACACTTTCTACTCCAAGAATACGGTCAAATTCCCTCTCGTCGTGCATCTCAACAAGGGCGGCCAATCCAAGTAATTTGCATATTTTAACCATGTTCTTGATGTCAAGATCAGGTAAAACAGCGGCAATTAGAAGGACTGCATCTGCTCCTTTAGATTGATCATAGTAGAGTTGCCAAGCATCTATGATGAATTCTTTGCACAATAAAGGGCACTTTACTCCAGCATTTCTTATTAACTCAAGATTTTCAAAGCTCCTTGAAGTATTTTCATCTGTCAAAACACTTAGACATGCTGCTCCACCTTAGGATGTTTCATTGTTGGAGTGGTTTTTTGTAAAATGGTTAGATTATATGTAATTGAAAGTGAGTGAAAATTTGAATGGTTTATGTAATATGGTATGGAATCAAATTACAGGAAATTTGGGAAAATGAGATTGAATAGACAAAGAGCTCCATGAATTTGAATGGTTTATGTAATATGTGTGAAATTGTTTGTAACTTTGGAATTGAGCAGTGGTTTTGAACATGTGAATTGAAATGGTTTATGTAATAGGATCCCACATGTAACTGTGGCTTGGGATTATGTAATGAATGTTCATTGAATTGTATTGAATGGAATTGGATATATTGAATGAAAGTTTTGAAAATTTGAAGGAATTGTATGGTTATGGTTGTagtttgaacttgattgaagtgattgtaaagaataagaatggttgtaacttggtttatggaaatggatatttggttataaaaatggatatggaatttagaaataatccaagactaataaaaatgtcaattttaaatcaaaaaccaataaaaccaattaaaatcaaattaatctataatttgttaaaattactttgatatcaactctaacatttatttggaaattaaaatcaattagagtttgaataattagtaaaaaaaacatttaagattaacttgaaatttggaattagatttactttgaaattaaaatcaaataaaaagtCAAATAACTAAAATCCCTTTTGTAATCAAAGAACACCATGATCAAAAAgcctagataatgaccaatgtttatcaaaaaatatGGATTTGCGAATGGacggttgcctttggtcatgaatgtatgcaaatgaactttaggccacgcgccaaataaaaaatgaaaaaattcagaaccaaaatcggggtatgatACGTTCCGATACACAGTCCCTTAAGTATAAGATGTGTAGGGGCGAAGTGCTTTAAACTATGAAGCACAGACACTCCGAATACGACCCCGACACTAATACAATGATATTGATAATAATTTGAAAAAGTGAATAAATTAAAGGTAGTCAGAAGTGTCGGTGCAGGTGTCTGACATAGACACAGAAACATACACGTATTTTTTTCAGAGGTGTCGATGATAAATAGGCTTTAAGTTATAAACCCCGACCTTTACACAACCCCCAGGCATGAGCTTGCTAAATGATTTCAGTTGTTAGGACTCCAAATTTTATGAGAGAAAAGGCATACTCTGAGACAATGGAGCAATGGAGAAGGCAAGAAATCATAACAGTTTCGTCCCTCATGTCTTGTGGCATATATATTTCACGATTAACCAAACCTTCATCGATTGCTTTTTTGCCCAAGACATTGGGGGATTGTAATTAGACGAAGCGGGTTGTGAGACGAGACATTGCATGCATTTATTTTGTAAAATACTCTTGATATAAAAATAATCATTACATGTTCGAGCAAGGATTAACCACATAAAAAAGGGCAAAGGACATGAATGAGGGATTAATTGTTTCCGAAATTAAAAATTTCAATTGTTAATTAGTTAATTCAAATTTTACAATAATTTCACAACCAATTCAATTTCGATATGTGTACCTCCCTTTTATGGTGGTTTCTCTAATTAAACCACGCATATCTGTAGAAGGAATCTTTGGAACTCGAAAATGTTAACGCTGATAAGTAATACCATAACGATGAAACTCATGACGGATACGTGATTGTGAAAATATGTGAATATATACATATGTTTCAAATAGAGGAATAAGTATAATTTAAGGGGTCACAACATTTGTTGTAGACTATAATTAATTGGTTTTGTAGAGAAAGACACATCGGAAGAGAAAGTAACGTTTGGAGGGACATGGAATAACATCGACATCTTTTTCAAATTCTTGTATATCAAAAAAAGAAACCCTTAACAACTCGTGCAAACAATTTATCACGATTAAGAGAAAGATGATGAACAAAACACGTGGAACCAAACACTCTAAGAGGGACAAAATATAAGGATTCCTTAAAAAGTATGATAAAAAGTGAAATCTCATTTATTAAATACTGAGGATGACATGCAGTCATGTAGATGATCAAATAACAAGAATTAAGTATATCACCACCCCAAAATTGTAAAGGTGCACGAGCTTTAATCTCTAAGGTCTGTGAGCTCTATCAATTAGATGATGATGTTTTCACTTTGTGACACTATTTTGCAGTGGTGTGTTTGGAAAACTAGTATGTTGCATGATACCATGAGACATACTTAATGAGTTGAATAATGCAGTAAAATATTATTTGTCAAAATTGGAATTGTTTTCCTAAATTAAGTTTTTATCTTTGAATAAAAAGTCTGAAATGCATCATATAATTTTGAACGATTCTTCAATGAAGTTATCTAAGTTCATTAAGAAAAATCATCATTGAAAATAACCTAGTACCAATTAGAGGGCATATAACCATGACCCCAACTATCAACAACACGATTTCAAGTGAAGAATTTGATCATTTATTGACACTATTAGGAAAAGACGCCCAAATATGTTTCCCACGCTAACAAGATTCACTAATAACTCATATTGTGGATAAATGTGTTAGACGATATGCCTAGATCTAGAGGGGAGTGACTAAATTCCAAGTTAAAAATTTATCTGAAAATTTgacttagaaaaatttatggcgcgaaagcaaatttcaaatattttccggatcaaaaatcgtctaaccgGACCTACTATTGAATAGCTCGGATATGCGTAAAAGTGTCAATAttatgataataatccacaaatcaatcaacaacaattaagcacaactaattgaatactctacaatagtaaaagtctatctccaataATATCCACACACAAAAAACTAAGTCAATAATTTGTCAAAACATTTAGTGtgcaaaaaatgaagtttggaattttatatggtgtttattgttctaagaaatccaatcacaaccaaatggttagTGATCAATACAACAAACACAAGATTCCAAATGTAACCAAAATTGTGATCCAAACTATGTTGATCCGGTGATCAAAGCAATCGACAATTTGCGAATCAAAAAATAAAAGattatatatatctatatatctatatatatatatatatatatatatatatatatatatatatatatatatatatatatatatatatatagatagatagatagatagatagagagagagagagggagagtatacaaggatttgtttaggctAATCCCCAATCGATCTAgctatgggtacgtctgccctcaattcgaatttaaattgagatattattataataaatcttactttgaAAATATATGTATACAAGAGATGGGAGATTAAATCtcacaaaccctaagtttgttaCTGACTCTAACACCTCCAAAAACATTGATCAAAGATTAATCAAGACACCAATAATGCCACTTCAATTCAATTGTTGTTGCTACTTTCTTGCACGGCCTCCTTGTATCAAGGATTTCACCCGGCTGAATTAATCACAAGCGCACACTTattgaacccaagatttgtcaacatGATTCACCGTTCACACTACTCACTTGCACGGCACACctagtctcaaggctttcactcgatcggatccaaattgcgcaatcttgtccaaaaccttcaaaccctaaagatcttgaaggaaaaccccgCCTCGGTTTTCTaatttgaatccctcaaagatcttAACCCAATATttcggtacaacaaacctaattggacgttatcaatcccaatctagatggcacccgatcaaaaaatgattatgtatagtttgattgtgtgtatgcatagattgaattgaagatgatgagatgctttaaaatcatggattcatgtaggttttactcacttTAGAAACCTTACTAGGGAATGATGCATGTATGAGTATATATATGCATGGGTAAGTGTAACACACAAGGAATGCAAGACATTTTGAGAAAACAATGAAAATATGCAAAAATCAGTCGTATAGGTCGGTCTGTTTAAGTCATGTGCTGACTTGTACGAGCATGTGCCGACCTGTTCAAAACAATGTGTCGGCCTTTCAAGGTCTTATGATAAATAAAGTTCACAGTGGAAACATTAAGCAAAATGGGTGAGAAATAATCTTCATGATATAATGGTGTAAAGAATTCAAAGGTAGATAAACACACAACATATCATACGCTCAATACACAATTAACATCATTACAATCTCACACCCATTCCACAAGCATATACACAAATATGCAATGAGACTCACGATATGACGTGACATTATGCATATGGCACCAACTTAACATTTGGTTCTCTTAGGAACTAGGGTCCCCCCTTCTGAACCATGAGCTCCCTTTCTGAGCTCCAAGCCCCCTTCTGAGTTTGGGATAAGACACTAGCCCCCCTTTTGATCTAGCATACATGCCTCTTTCAAAGAAACTACATAATGATGCATGTCAATACAAATCAATGTGACAACAACATCAATGCATGTGATCCCCCTTCTAGCCGTGACCGACATGCATTGACACACAATAATAATCTTCCTTATGAACTACTATTAAACAATCATAACACAATGCATACAAGCACACAAATAGTTCTCACTTATGAACTAATTATCATCACGTCAACAATACATGGttaatcaccatataatcatgCATCTCACAACAATACTAGTCATTTTAGCAACATATAACATCACAAAACAACATCATATGCATTCCATACAATTGCTACACCACGTAAATAACAATATTTAAGTAACTCAATTAGCATTCAACAATGATAATTCCACCATAATTAATTTAACTCATAATAATTAATTAGCAACACCAACACGGCCAAACAGTAGTCAATCATCATTCAAACTACAAAACAACATCGAAATTTCAAGCCAACAACTCGAACTACACGAACTTCGACAAAATCACCTTTTTTGAACAACATGACGGGTATCTCGTCACCACGGTGATGCCTGTCATCCTGTTAAAACTCCTAACCCGTCATTCCAATGACGAACAACTTGAAACCCAagtgatcagtcaccatttgcattaagtTTCGTTACTGATTCAACACGAAACAGAGGCTTTTGACACATTGTACAAGCATTTATGATACGTTTCaagttagttttacttccgtcatTATACTTAGGCATTTTTAatcattgttatgttttacttatattttagtgattttatgcgtgggatactgtgtttttgtccaacaggtccaggtagaagaaccagggaACTCAGAACGAGACAATGCGAAATTTCGGCAAGCAGAGaagcagaaaaccccggtacaggaggcctgacacggccacccgtgtcagctgacacgggccgtgttaggCAAGGGAGGACGTGTtgaagaaaacagtagcctgacacggccacccgtgtcaggcaCCTCAAGCAACCGTGTCACCCATGCCAGGGGTGTGTCAGCCAggacagtaggctgacacggccacccgtgtcagcctaagcccaaaaattcagttttctcgggcttttgttcgtcgggctttttcagagatatttttggacatgtccaactgctgcttggaattttcactataaaagagggccttctgccaaaggaaaaatcatcttggaatacggcaaagtacagtattgtgaagcaatcaagtattacagagatcaaggcattcgaagagctgaaggttttcatgagcgggagcgattgaagatcaaagtcatccaattacttgtaatgtgtaatttttatcttgaatttgttttgaaaaatatgagtagctaaacctCCCAATGTTAGGGGGTGaccctgatttagaattgtaacgaatttgagtttacatttgcatttataatattgtttttactgtaaccttttgatgtgtttattgctttctctttcggaccaatcgagattgatttgtggttatcaattaggctggaccgccattgataaggttttcataaggttactctatcgtagatatcacctaggactatggataccctgtatgaaccagagcattcttgatattataaagcttaacttcaccctaattggctatgaacatagaaattagggtagattgattaaaggttttctcaccaaggacttgaGAGAAAATACTcttaagaactggtagtaattgatatttgttaaTGCAAcagtgactcagagttgttacagggataaatcatacaccttccccggcattgttcctttttctctttaaacccttattttcattcttCTTTGCCcttacttttattattatatttttacacctaaaaaccaaattaatactttttgtttaattgaatgataacttaaactcaatattgacttacaatccttgagatcgacattcggggattttccccattattactataaaaggcaaaatagtacacttgctattttcccgatcaagtttttggcgccgttggggactgccaaaatatagagtttaattttaatttcaattaaattttttttgctctgcaataaaattatttttctgtcatttataatATACTAATTTGTGTATGCAAGGAGAACCCTCaactgaatttctttttgacgcagagatcgagagaacccttcaccgaagACGTAGAGAATAAAGAATGGATTAtacagaagaaagtacctctgatcactcagaAGTCAATGAACCAATGGttgaagttcctccaattccacctccggaaagactcctgggggactatggaggtgcaaatgcaccgggtggtcgactgaccattgtcaaccaaccggtgaatgtgacaaattttcaactagATCCTAGCACGAgcaatcaattggaaagaaaacctttcaccgaaaaggttaatgaagatgccaacaaacacctgcaaagatttCTAACCATGAGCACGACcctgaaaattgatggtcatactgatgaagcaaaaaaattaagaatgttcccattcactttagctgaagacgcagaagaatggttctattctcttcCTGCCGGAAGTATCACATCCtgggaagagatggaaactgcattcttagatgagtactttccagcatcagtattcctgagaaaaaggtatgaaattcttaattttaaacagaaggatggtgaatcattgggagacacttacaaaagattcaaaaggatcttagtagcatgtccaactcataatatggattagactgaacaaatgcagatgttcgttaatggactgaaaataaaaacaaaatagttgattgatacagcagtcggtggctcaacaaatttctcaacagccactggtatctgtagcggggtattcgttaccattagagatattgactaaatccaaggtaaatcatacaagtcgagtcgccaccgcacttctatttatccaaaggaatggttagaaagcgaacaaaaacctaaaagttttatcgaatcaaaaactagtaaaagagagtcagagatctgggtaagggggttggttatgcaatgggaaggtgttaggcacccaaaacatcctaggtactcctagggagcccttttcatacttgttgtaaggttgttgtttttttttgtgaaaaatttgtttgtgcaaacatgattgaagagatgaggagagaatatacaagtttatttacattttgtgtttggatggataaacccattgcctaagtaccatcttaaaaaagattaggatcaaaacctcgtagttcggggtaaaaatatcaaaatgagttggtgaattgattggtccaaaagccttaaggtgttttgttatccaagggagaaaactcgacccaaaaccacaaatccaccatgtgaggataacttcaacatgctagtgaggggttaaccatataataagcatggaagactcattgtccatcactaaggatataggtgagtattacatctacctcaaggataactcaaacctaatagctaaaggttatgaaaaagttttgataagaaagtggccattgaaaccacaaaagacatttgaatgggttatatttaccaatgaaaagtatgtacaaaatatggtcaaagttgacttaaaagtcCAATTccaaataagtgttatgaaaagaaagtttgaaaatcaaaagcatagggcttaggtttctaatgtttgaaaacaaatgttaaatgtttgcacaaaagttttggcttgggttagagtggagggaagaagaagaatggctaaagtcctagTCATACAAAAGATGAGGGATAGGAAgtaagaccacaaatggagttcctctcttgagatcatattaatgatccaagtagctcccatcctttagaatatgcaagcaagataagcaaatactcaagcaatcaagcacacaatcaaaacaagctcctaggaatcttccaatggcttttagATCTCTCCCTCTTAGAAGCttatggcaatggttcctcaatttggctcaatgttggaattcctagcacaagagcacacacatcaaaaagtcctatcaacaaacaaagaatgaacaacaaggagtttagaaattggtcctttcaaaagtcctcttcaacatttatagcactctaaaggcccaatgcctagttgctctttgactccattttgcatagggaaggtcctaaagtctaagtccttttgtccattttttggcatttggttcacaataatcaaacaaaacacaaacacaatagtatatacacaagtatgtgctcaagtgagcaaaaggcaaattgcaataacataaacatgtgctcaagtgagcaaaggaaaaagcaaatgaataatatgtgcaagaatagtaaattgcataaaagtaaatagcaaaagtaaatgttaatggttaatagttagtgttagtagttagtgtgccataaggcaaatttagcgctatgttaagcaatcgtaattggacttatgtagaagtcacaactatctgaggccggtcaataataatgtaggcaacaacacaagttagaagtcttgattagtgaaccaagttccaacaacttgccatgccaaaaagaagaagagaattgatcttgtattggtttaagccttttgcatgtttaggaaacaacctatccttaatgcaaaaccattattgatcaagatgaattagatttgaatcaaggaagattaagtctccctaatcaatgctaacttatcaaccttcaactcattgatcaaaaagaaaaaagaagaagaagaagaaagagatgaataatggaaaaggaaatggaaagaataaagtgcataaggtgaaatagaatttaccaatccatgtgtgttgaccaaatgacattgaaagtcaaagtcaaacaatgagaaaccagaaatgggatgaagattggaggtcaaataataatcaaaatatttttggcatttttaatatcaaaataaacttgaattaaaaataaaagaaaggtcaaacttcaaaatcacttcaaatcaaccttgaaagatccaagtgatttatcccaagttcaacaaggtcaaacaaggtttgacaaaaaatttcagcatttttaaaagtcagcaactatttttaatcaattaaaaatgaataaaaataacctaattgaactaaaatctcaaataaatctcaaatcaattaaaaaattgatgaaaatatttttcatagatccatcatcattcaaataggttaggaaaatatttttgtattttttgaatatcaaaaactatttaaaatgaattaaaaataactagaaaagagaaaattcacaaaaaatatcaaatgacaaaataaaaaatattaaaaatcaaaattagaaactagaaattatttggagaagaatgcaattggtcccatattttttggattaaaaatgaagaagatatgaatttttgaaaataatggaaataaaataaattaaatcagaaaatagaaaaatcaaaaaaacaaggagcgtcggatggaactcattaattgacgtggcaacatctaatggtccagaaGCGCGTTTCCATGGTAGGCCAAAGTCAGCAGCGAAACAcatggcattattaaaagtcataagaaaCAAAGGTGGAGATTAGATCGTGGTCAATGGATCCAAGGGCTGTGAAGCCATCCACGtgtggacggtggtggaaaccaccgtcttctccggtgagaagccagaatccggccaccagttgcaggttttcaaaccttaaCCAAACCACACGATCcttatatcaaaatgaagttggggtgatgtacatcacccctgtaaccttgaattgCACTCAAACTTTCTATAGAATAAGAAATC from Lathyrus oleraceus cultivar Zhongwan6 chromosome 7, CAAS_Psat_ZW6_1.0, whole genome shotgun sequence encodes the following:
- the LOC127101874 gene encoding heat shock 70 kDa protein 14, producing the protein MVKICKLLGLAALVEMHDEREFDRILGVESVELIGINNLQNDIALAMTNSQTHIPSKKPENGGKENIKVKICLNLHGIVTVDSETLFGEEEIEVPVTKESAEEDSE